In the Cylindrospermopsis raciborskii Cr2010 genome, CAGATGCAATTTTAGGAGGTAGGGCTCCAGAAAGTGCCAAAGAAGAACTGAGAAAACAATTAGGATTAGACCTACCCATTTGGCTACAGTATATCAACTACCTGGGGAACATCCTACGTTTTGACCTGGGTAGTTCCCTAACTAGTCGGGGTCAAAACGTCTGGCAAATCATCAGTCAACATTTTCCTGCAACGATGGAACTAGCAGTTTGTAGCATGTTAGTAGCGCTCATTGTGGGGATTTTAGTAGGAACCCTTTCTGCATCCCGTCCAGGAACTCCCTTGGATTTGGGGGGGAGATTATTTGGCATTATCACCTATGCACTCCCCATGTTCTGGGCGGGGATGTTATTACAATTAGTCTTCTCTGTCCAGTTACAATGGTTCCCTAATTCTAATCGTTTTCCTCCCAATATTAGTCCCCCCACAACCATTACTGGTTTATATACCATTGATAGTTTATTGAGTGGTAACTTGAATTATTTTTTCCTGGCCTTGCATCATTTAGCTCTACCCAGTTTAACCCTAGGAATTTTATTAAGTGGTATTTTTGAGCGAATAGTTAGAGTCAACTTAAAAGAAACTCTAAAAGCTGACTATGTGGAAGCAGCTCGAGCTAGAGGAATACCAGAAAACAAGATTTTAGTATCCCACGCTTTAAAAAATGCCCTCATACCAGTAATTACAGTTTTAGGGTTAACATTTGCTTCCCTATTGGGAGGAGCAATTTTAACCGAGGTGACTTTTTCTTGGCCTGGGTTGGCCAATAGACTATATCAAGCAATTGCTGACAGGGATTATACCACCGTGCAGGGAGTGTTAGTATTTTTCGGGGGAATTGTTGTTAGTGCTAGTATTGTGATTGATATTCTCAATGCTTATATAGATCCAAGAATTAGATATTAGGTGTAGGCTTGTTTAGTTCTCCTGATTTGAATGGAACCACCTAAATCTTAGATTTGGGTGGGTTTAACGAATACTCCGGGGGTCAAGAGCATCTCTCAATCCATCACCAAGCAAATTAAATGCTAAAACCGTCAATATTATCAGCATAGCTGGAGCTAGAACTAACCACGGTTGTAAAACTAAAATAGAAGCATTACTGGCTAAAGAAAGCATGTTTCCCCAAGAAGGATCAGGTTGTTGAATACCTAAACCAATTAAACTTAATACCGCTTCTGCTCCTATAAAACTAGGAATAGCTAAAGTAGCTGAAATAATTACATAACTGGCAGTTTGAGGTAATATATGACGCAAGATGATATAAAAAGGTTTGCCTCCTATAGCTAGTGACGCTTGAACAAATTCCTGTTCTTTAATAGACAAGACTTGACCACGAATTACTCGGGCCAAACCAGCCCAACTAATCACTGAAGTAATTAAGACTATTAGCAGAAATCTTTGTGTGCTGGTCAATTGAGGACTTAAAATTCCTGACAGTGCTGCTAATAAGTAAATACTAGGAAAGGTCATCAAAACTTCTGCCAACCGCATAATAATAATATCAATCCAACCACCAAAATAGCCAGAAATACCACCAATGATTAAACCTAATGGGTAGGTAATAATAATCCCAAAAATCCCAATAAATAGACTAATCCTTCCTCCATGTAGCAATCGACTAAATTGGTCTCTACCCTGTTCATCTGTTCCCAATAGGTTAAATTTGGCTGGATCTTTAGCACCAAACAAATGTAAATTTAGGGTGATACCAGGAATAATCTTTACTTCTTCCCATGCGGGAGGTAAGGGTAATTTTACCTCGAATAATGTATATTCAGAACCAACTACAAATAAACCCAGAGATGATGGTTTTTGAAAATCAACAATTAGTTTTCTTTCTCCGGTTTCTAAATTTGTATCCCCCTGAGTTGTGGGATAAATATGTGGTCCAATAAATTTACCATCTGGCGTTTTCCAATAAATTTTGGTTGGTGGTAATAGAGAACCATGAGGTTGAGAATCATAGGGATTATAGGGCGCTATAAAATCGGCACCAATTACTCCTATGTAAAATACTAACAGTATTATTGCACCAAATCGCGCTAAGTTGTTATTCTTTAGTCTTTGCCACCAGTTCATAGTTCTAATTTCTGATTTTAATTACAATAGGAGGGATATGGCAAAAATCTCTTGACAGTAACAGATTTTTGCCTTACCATTGAACCTGGGTTCAATGGCTTATTCAACTCTTTAATGCGGGTGTAATTCAGTGGTAGAATGTCTGCCTCCCATGCAGAATGTCGTGGGTTCGAGTCCCATCACCCGCTTTTAGTCCCTATCTACAACCTAGGGATTCACGAGTGTCAACTCCCGTTTGAGAGTTAACTCCACTAGCATCAGCACACAATTTTTTCACCTCCACTCCATCTAAAATGGCATTGGTAAAGTCAGCACCGGTAATATCCACATTGTTAAATGTCGAGCGTAACATCATGGCATTAGTAAAAATGGCATCGCTTAAATTAGAATTCTTAAAATTAGACAAGTAAGAGATTCCGTCACTAAAGTTGACTCCATGTAAATTTGTATCAATCAACAGTGTGCCATTAAATACTACACCTCGCAAATCAGCATTGCTAAAGTTAGCATTTTCCAATTTAATGTTGGTGAACTCCTTACCTACTAAACTTTTTCCCGAATAATCTTGAATTTCTATCTTACTCCCTGCAGACCGGGTAATACTAGAAGAACTGGCTGCTTGTGCGGATAAGTTAGATACAAAGAACACTGCGGTTAAAACTAAACCGACAAATATTTGCCAATACTTCATGATTTTTGAGTAATAAATCTTATCAATCTACAATATTAGAATATCTAAAATACAGTCAGTTAACTCAAAACTCGTGATCAAATCAGACAGTCCTGTAAATCATTCTGTTCCTTCACCAGGGGGAAAAACCCCTCTATATCAAACTGGTGTGGAAATGAAAGCCAGATTTACCAACTTTGGCGGTTGGGAAATGCCTTTACAATACACCAGTATTATTGAGGAACACCAAGCTGTGAGAAATGGTGCGGGAATGTTTGATATTTCCCACATGGGTAAGTTTAACCTCCAGGGTAAAAACCTCATGGTCCAACTGGAAAAACTAGTCCCTTCTGATTTAAGTAGGTTGCAACCTGGTCAGTCTCAATACACTGTACTGTTAAATCCTCAAGGTGGGATTATTGACGATATCATTATTTACCGTCAAAGTGGAAAAAATACAGATAATGAAAAAGTTGTCATTATTGTTAACGCCTCTACTACAGATAAAGACAGGAATTGGTTGTCGCAAAATCTGGACTTGAATCAAATTCAATTTGAAGACCTGTCTAGGGATAAGATATTAATTGCCCTCCAGGGTCCAAAAGCTACTGCTATATTACAGTCTTTTGTAGCTGATGATTTGACACCTATCAAAGCTTTTGGCCATTTAGAAACCGAAATTTTGGGTGGTGGGGCCTTTTTAGCTCGTACTGGTTACACAGGGGAAGATGGCTTTGAGATCATGGTAGATTCGCAAACGGGACTGGAATTTTGGCAACGTCTCCATGGTGCAGGTGTCACCCCTTGCGGATTAGGTTGTAGGGACACATTGCGGTTAGAAGCAGCTATGTCACTTTATGGTCAAGATATTGATGATAATACTACACCTTTAGAAGCTGGTTTGGCATGGTTAGTCCATTTAGATAGAAAAGGTGATTTTATTGGTCGAGACATTTTAGAAAGGCAAAAAATCCAGGGTGTGGAGCGTAAATTGGTGGGTTTACAAACTCAGGGAAGAAATATTCCCCGTCATGGCTACTCCCTTCTATCATCTGGAAAAATCATTGGACAGGTGACCAGTGGTACTCTGTCTCCCACCTTAAACTATCCTATTGCTCTAGCTTATGTAACTGCTGAGTTAGCAAATATTAAACAGCAAATAGAAGTGGATATACGTGGTAAAACCTATCCAGCCCAAGTAGTAAAACGCCCTTTTTATAAATCCCAAAATCGTGCCCACAAATAATGGTTGAAAAACCTTGAGGTTAAGTTTTGGAGCATGGCGTAAAGCCTCCACTTGGTGCAAACCTGGTTGAGCAAGTTTTGACGATGAATGTAGAATCCCCGTGTATTTAGACCGGGGAGTGTCAATTATGTAGAACATTATTGAATGTAGAAAGGAAAATTATGGAGCTGAAATATCCCGAAGATTTACTGTATCTCGATACTCATGAATATGTACGACTAGATAGTGAAATTGCTACTGTGGGCATTACTAATTTTGCCATAGACCAATTGGGAGATATAGTATTTTTAGAACTGACAGAGGTTGGAAATGACCTTTCCCAAGGAGAATCATTTGGCACAATCGAATCAGTTAAAGCAGTGGAAGAATTAAAATCCCCAGTCACAGGAGTAGTTATAGAAAGAAATGAGTCCTTGATTGAGTCTCCAGAATCCATAGGAAAGGACCCCTATGGGGATGGCTGGTTTATTAAAGTGCATATAAGTAATGCCCAAGAAGTGGTGCAGGGAATGTCTGCTGAAAAATATGCTGCTTTGGTGGAGGGAGCATAACTTTTGCTTGGATTCCACCCTCTCCAGATAAAAAATGGAGTCATGATATTAAGTTCCCTAACTCAAGTATGATAGGGATATAAAGAAATGTAATGCTAATAAATGATGATGCCAGATCAATCCTATAAGATCAGACATCACTGGGGGCGTTAGCATTTCGACTCAGACAAGAGTTGATATAGTGCTACCACTCTTGTCAAAATACTCAACAAATCACACAAAGAGCGTGTAGACTATGGCTCAATTTTCTGAATCAATGGACGTACCTGATATGGGTCGTCGCCAGTTTATGAACTTACTTACCTTTGGGACTGTAACCGGGGTAGCTGCTGGAGTTCTTTATCCCGTTGTGAACTACTTCATCCCGCCTGCCAGCGGTGGTGCTGGTGGCGGTTCAGTCGCAAAGGATGAACTGGGCAATGATGTTAGTCTCAGCAAGTTCCTTTCTAGTCACAATGTGGGAGATCGGACTTTAGTTCAAGGATTAAAGGGAGACCCTACCTACATCGTGGTGGAAACTAAAGAAGCAATTGCTGATTATGGCATTAATGCTATCTGTACCCACCTGGGTTGTGTTGTTCCCTGGAACGTAGCAGAGAATAAGTTTAAATGTCCTTGCCATGGTTCTCAATACGATGCGACTGGTAAAGTTGTACGCGGACCTGCACCTAAATCTCTAGCTTTAGCTCATGCTAATGTCAACGATGACACTATCGTTTTGACCCCCTGGACGGAAACCGACTTCCGCACTAATGAAAACCCATGGTGGGCTTAATAGAATAAAGTGCTGAGTAACTAATCATTAGTCAATGCTGACCAATGACAACTGACTAACTAAAACCGAAACATGACTTTATAGAGATGAGAAACGCCCTTACACCAGCGAGGTTAACTCGCGCTGCTAAGGTAATGCTAAATACATTACTAATAGCGATCGCCTCCGTGACATTTTCCTTGGTTAGCGATTTCGTTCAACCCCAAAGTGCTGCTGCTTACCCCTTTTGGGCGCAGGAAACTGCTCCTGAAACACCTCGCGAAGCCACAGGGCGAATTGTATGTGCCAACTGTCACCTAGCTGCCAAGAACACAGAAGTAGAAGTACC is a window encoding:
- a CDS encoding ABC transporter permease, which encodes MSRSKALQYYIASRLLFAPLQLLTIVTIVFLLLRATPGDPADAILGGRAPESAKEELRKQLGLDLPIWLQYINYLGNILRFDLGSSLTSRGQNVWQIISQHFPATMELAVCSMLVALIVGILVGTLSASRPGTPLDLGGRLFGIITYALPMFWAGMLLQLVFSVQLQWFPNSNRFPPNISPPTTITGLYTIDSLLSGNLNYFFLALHHLALPSLTLGILLSGIFERIVRVNLKETLKADYVEAARARGIPENKILVSHALKNALIPVITVLGLTFASLLGGAILTEVTFSWPGLANRLYQAIADRDYTTVQGVLVFFGGIVVSASIVIDILNAYIDPRIRY
- a CDS encoding ABC transporter permease, giving the protein MNWWQRLKNNNLARFGAIILLVFYIGVIGADFIAPYNPYDSQPHGSLLPPTKIYWKTPDGKFIGPHIYPTTQGDTNLETGERKLIVDFQKPSSLGLFVVGSEYTLFEVKLPLPPAWEEVKIIPGITLNLHLFGAKDPAKFNLLGTDEQGRDQFSRLLHGGRISLFIGIFGIIITYPLGLIIGGISGYFGGWIDIIIMRLAEVLMTFPSIYLLAALSGILSPQLTSTQRFLLIVLITSVISWAGLARVIRGQVLSIKEQEFVQASLAIGGKPFYIILRHILPQTASYVIISATLAIPSFIGAEAVLSLIGLGIQQPDPSWGNMLSLASNASILVLQPWLVLAPAMLIILTVLAFNLLGDGLRDALDPRSIR
- a CDS encoding pentapeptide repeat-containing protein; translated protein: MKYWQIFVGLVLTAVFFVSNLSAQAASSSSITRSAGSKIEIQDYSGKSLVGKEFTNIKLENANFSNADLRGVVFNGTLLIDTNLHGVNFSDGISYLSNFKNSNLSDAIFTNAMMLRSTFNNVDITGADFTNAILDGVEVKKLCADASGVNSQTGVDTRESLGCR
- the gcvT gene encoding glycine cleavage system aminomethyltransferase GcvT, translating into MKARFTNFGGWEMPLQYTSIIEEHQAVRNGAGMFDISHMGKFNLQGKNLMVQLEKLVPSDLSRLQPGQSQYTVLLNPQGGIIDDIIIYRQSGKNTDNEKVVIIVNASTTDKDRNWLSQNLDLNQIQFEDLSRDKILIALQGPKATAILQSFVADDLTPIKAFGHLETEILGGGAFLARTGYTGEDGFEIMVDSQTGLEFWQRLHGAGVTPCGLGCRDTLRLEAAMSLYGQDIDDNTTPLEAGLAWLVHLDRKGDFIGRDILERQKIQGVERKLVGLQTQGRNIPRHGYSLLSSGKIIGQVTSGTLSPTLNYPIALAYVTAELANIKQQIEVDIRGKTYPAQVVKRPFYKSQNRAHK
- the gcvH gene encoding glycine cleavage system protein GcvH; protein product: MMELKYPEDLLYLDTHEYVRLDSEIATVGITNFAIDQLGDIVFLELTEVGNDLSQGESFGTIESVKAVEELKSPVTGVVIERNESLIESPESIGKDPYGDGWFIKVHISNAQEVVQGMSAEKYAALVEGA
- the petC gene encoding cytochrome b6-f complex iron-sulfur subunit, whose product is MAQFSESMDVPDMGRRQFMNLLTFGTVTGVAAGVLYPVVNYFIPPASGGAGGGSVAKDELGNDVSLSKFLSSHNVGDRTLVQGLKGDPTYIVVETKEAIADYGINAICTHLGCVVPWNVAENKFKCPCHGSQYDATGKVVRGPAPKSLALAHANVNDDTIVLTPWTETDFRTNENPWWA